From Candoia aspera isolate rCanAsp1 chromosome 4, rCanAsp1.hap2, whole genome shotgun sequence, a single genomic window includes:
- the FIGNL1 gene encoding fidgetin-like protein 1, with the protein MQTNSPTDIHLSEWQKNYFVVTSDTSTPGQKADAYRAQILHIQYAWANSDISQECAATLFKKYVEKYSAIIDSDNVEKGLNNYAKDILTVAKYQQNESDKWQSALTIDNVMELKCVQAMMQAGKTFEGPLKAQVDVSIDKQVTETVSSSFPKLTVSSGNGESMLGAGLSNCVTQAAGICEKPLTSKCHQSDTLSSPKAGVTCSLLSVTMNDVPYRALTGNDESAFNSCLTSTSNSRSGQDLSSSAQSAFPARMGNLGKRKTFAVSSEDNSNISSGSIHKLVPIEGSNISWSERKNNENRASSFKTAKEQLWVDQQKKFQNQPQHTPLPSYGGTKKSLGAGRSRGPFGKFVPPLPKQDGNGNTGMPCKSYGTGSIELTYPTDERLKNIEPKMIELIMHEIMDHGPPVNWDDIAGVEFAKATIKEIVVWPMLRPDIFTGLRGPPKGILLFGPPGTGKTLIGKCIACQSGATFFSISASSLTSKWVGEGEKMVRALFTVARFQQPAVIFIDEIDSLLSQRGDGEHESSRRIKTEFLVQLDGAATSSEDRILVVGATNRPQEIDEAARRRLVKRLYIPLPEASARKQIVSRLMSEEHCSLTEEEIDLIVKKSYGFSGADMTQLCREASLGPIRSLQSVDIAAIRPEQVRSIAFQDFDSAFKTVRPSVSSKDLELYETWNQMFGSGR; encoded by the coding sequence ATGCAGACCAATAGCCCCACTGACATACATTTGAGCGAATGGCAAAAGAATTACTTTGTTGTTACCTCAGATACCTCTACACCAGGACAGAAAGCAGATGCATATCGTGCACAAATTTTACATATTCAGTATGCATGGGCAAACTCGGATATCTCCCAGGAATGTGCTGCCACCCTCTTCAAAAAATATGTAGAAAAATATTCTGCAATTATTGATTCTGACAATGTAGAAAAAGGCTTGAATAACTATGCTAAAGATATTTTGACTGTGGCAAAATATCAGCAGAATGAGAGTGACAAGTGGCAGTCTGCTTTGACAATAGATAATGTGATGGAACTGAAGTGTGTTCAAGCAATGATGCAGGCTGGGAaaacatttgaagggcctctGAAGGCACAAGTAGATGTATCCATTGATAAACAGGTCACTGAGACTGTTTCTTCAAGTTTTCCCAAACTTACTGTCTCAAGTGGTAATGGAGAATCTATGCTTGGAGCTGGTTTATCAAATTGTGTAACTCAAGCAGCCGGTATCTGTGAGAAGCCCTTAACTTCGAAGTGTCATCAAAGTGATACACTCTCCTCACCTAAGGCAGGAGTTACGTGTTCTCTTTTGTCTGTGACTATGAATGATGTGCCTTACAGAGCCCTGACTGGAAATGATGAATCAGCATTTAATAGTTGTCTGACATCCACAAGTAATTCTCGTTCAGGGCAAGATTTATCATCTTCTGCCCAGTCTGCTTTCCCTGCAAGAATGGGCAAtctgggaaaaaggaaaacatttgctGTGTCCAGTGAAGATAACAGTAATATATCTTCTGGTTCCATTCATAAGTTGGTTCCTATAGAAGGATCAAACATTTCATGGagtgaaaggaaaaataatgagAACAGAGCATCTAGTTTTAAAACTGCAAAAGAACAGCTGTGGGTGGATCAGCAAAAGAAATTCCAAAACCAACCCCAGCATACCCCATTACCATCTTATGGAGGTACAAAGAAATCTTTGGGAGCTGGAAGATCTCGTGGTCCATTTGGAAAGTTTGTTCCTCCACTGCCTAAACAAGATGGAAATGGGAATACAGGAATGCCATGTAAATCATATGGGACTGGATCTATAGAGCTGACTTATCCAACAGATGAAAGGTTAAAGAATATAGAACCTAAAATGATAGAACTTATAATGCATGAAATTATGGACCACGGGCCTCCAGTAAACTGGGATGACATAGCTGGAGTTGAGTTTGCAAAAGCAACTATCAAGGAAATAGTAGTATGGCCTATGCTGAGACCTGATATTTTCACTGGATTACGAGGGCCTCCCAAAGGAATTCTTCTGTTTGGTCCTCCTGGAACAGGAAAGACTCTTATTGGCAAATGTATTGCATGCCAGTCTGGGGCCACATTTTTCAGCATCAGTGCATCCTCACTGACTTCCAAGTGGGTTGGTGAAGGAGAAAAGATGGTCCGTGCATTGTTTACGGTAGCACGCTTCCAACAGCCAGCAGTAATTTTCATTGATGAAATTGATTCTCTCTTATCCCAGCGTGGAGATGGAGAACATGAATCTTccagaagaataaaaactgaatTCTTGGTCCAGTTAGATGGAGCAGCTACTTCTTCTGAAGATCGCATACTAGTTGTAGGTGCAACCAACCGACCGCAAGAGATTGATGAGGCTGCCCGAAGGAGACTGGTGAAGAGGCTCTACATTCCACTTCCAGAGGCTTCTGCGAGAAAGCAGATTGTGTCTCGTCTAATGTCAGAAGAACATTGCTCCCTAACTGAAGAGGAAATTGATCTTATTGTTAAAAAATCATATGGTTTTTCTGGGGCTGACATGACCCAGCTTTGTCGAGAGGCTTCACTAGGTCCTATCCGCAGCCTTCAGTCTGTTGACATTGCAGCTATCAGACCTGAACAAGTACGATCTATTGCTTTTCAGGATTTTGACAGTGCTTTCAAAACTGTTCGTCCCAGTGTGTCTTCTAAAGATCTAGAATTATATGAAACCTGGAATCAAATGTTTGGGAGTGGAAGATGA